The following proteins come from a genomic window of Gottfriedia acidiceleris:
- the fabZ gene encoding 3-hydroxyacyl-ACP dehydratase FabZ, producing MLDIKAIKEILPHRYPFLLVDRIIEHEEGKRAVGIKNVTANEEFFNGHFPDYPVMPGVLIVEALAQVGGVAALSLEQNKGKLALFAGIDNCRFKRQVVPGDQLRLEVELVKMRGPIGKGKAVATVDGQIACEAELTFALK from the coding sequence ATGTTAGATATTAAAGCAATTAAAGAAATTCTTCCGCATCGTTACCCATTTTTATTAGTAGATCGCATCATCGAGCACGAAGAAGGTAAACGTGCAGTTGGTATTAAAAATGTAACAGCTAACGAAGAGTTTTTTAATGGTCATTTCCCTGACTATCCTGTAATGCCAGGAGTACTAATTGTAGAAGCTTTAGCACAAGTTGGAGGAGTTGCCGCGTTAAGTCTTGAACAAAATAAAGGTAAACTAGCATTATTTGCTGGTATAGATAATTGCCGCTTTAAAAGACAAGTAGTACCAGGTGATCAACTGAGACTAGAGGTTGAACTAGTGAAAATGCGTGGACCGATTGGTAAAGGTAAAGCAGTCGCAACAGTTGACGGACAAATAGCTTGTGAAGCTGAACTTACATTTGCACTTAAGTAA